The genome window AGATTAAATGTTGAGTATATAGATAATGATGTAAAAGCTGGACAAAATTATAGATATAGAATTTCAGTAAAAACTTGCAATGGCATAGTTTCAGCACCTAGCAAGGTAGTTGATGCACAAGCTAAAGCCTTACTAAATATGGTAATGAATTTAAATGCTAGTGTAAATTTACCTAAAAAAATCTTACTAACATGGGAGCCAAATTTAAACGAAGATTTTGATCACTATGCAATTTATCGTGCAACTAATGAGATATTTCCTATGACAAAGATTGCTACAACTATAGATGTAGCTTATGAAGATTTAGTTAATGATAATGGAGTAAATTATTATTATAAAGTTACAGCTGTAGATAAAGATGGATTAGAAAGTCCGCGTCAAAACGCCCCAGTAGTAGGCTCTACGCTATCAGCACCTAAAGAGCCAGTATTTAATTATGCTAGATTTAATGATTCAGCAATAGAACTTAGCTGGAATATTAGTAGTGATTCAAGGGCAGTAAAATATAAAATTACTAAATCAAGCAAACAAGGCCAAGATATTATATATGATGTAGTTGGTCAAAGTTATAGTGATTTTAATATCCAAAGAGGCGTAGAATATACATATAAGATTCAAGCCATAGATGAGTATGGAATAGAGTCTAAATATAGTAAAAAAGCAGTGGTGATAACTAAATAATGCCAAATTTTGTAGCTAAGAATTTAAAAAATATAGAGCTTCCAGCTTCATTTGATGGAGTAGAGTTTATCTGGGAAGCTCTAAATGGTGATGAGAAGCTAGTTTATACTAAGGCTTTAGGATGTGAGTTTTGTCTAGTTGTAAAAGGACGCGCTAATAATTATGTAATTAAATGCGATAAATTATCTAGACCAGCCAAACTCGAAGCTGTACAAAGAGCACTAGAGGCTTATAAACAGCTTTTTGCTTGTGAAGTTATAAGTCAAGCAACAGCTATTAAAAAGTCTAAAAATAGTAATCAAAGTGATTATATAATTAGCAGTGATGAGCTTGTAAATAGGCTTGAAAATTGTGAATATAAAAAGATTTTTGTAGAGATTGGATTTGGTAGTGGTAGGCATCTACTTTATCAAGCCAAAGAGAATCCTGATACGTTAATTATCGGTATTGAGGTTTATAAACCAGCTTGTTTGCAAGTAGAAAATTTAGCTGGAATTAATAAGCTTAAAAATATTATACTTTTAAATTTAGATGCTAGACTTGTAATGAGTTTATTGCGATCAAATAGTATAGATAGGTTGTTTTTGCACTTTCCAGTTCCATGGGGCAAAAGCAAAATGAGACGCGTAGTAAGTCCTCAGTTTGCCATAGAAGCTAAAAGAGTTATAAAAGATAGTGGAACATTTGAGTTAAGAAGCGATGATAGGGAGTATAGCGATTATACTATTGGCTGTTTTATGGATCTAAATGATGCAAATATACAGATATATAAAAATAGATTTTTAGAAGTTTCAAGTAAATATGAAGATAGATGGATAAGACAAAATAAAAATATTTATGATGTGATTTGCTCATTTTATGGTAGTAGCGATGAGTTGGATTTAGATTTTAAATTTGAGTTTAATGGGTTGGATTTAGAGTATATTAAATTAAATTTTGCCAACAAAACTATAAAATATAGCGATCACTTTATCCATTTAGAAAGAATATATATACTTTGTGATGGTTCAGCTTTATTAAGAGTAGCATTTGGATCATTTTATAGGCCTGAGCATAGATATATATTAATCACAAAAGAGTGCGCATTATATCTATTTAAAAAGCCGCTTTTAACACCAGAAAATATTAAAGCTCACAAGAATTTAGAGGATATGCTAAGATGCGTCACATTGTAGAAGCTAGAGATTTAGTTTTAGAGTATGATAAGAGTTTTAAGGTTATAAATGGTGCTAGTTTTAATATAAATGTGAATGATTTTGTATTTATAACTGGAAAAAGTGGTAGTGGAAAATCTACTTTAATTCGCTCGATGTATGGAGATATGGATATTAGTAGTGGTAGTTTAAATGTATGCTTGAGTGAATTAAAGGGTATTAATAGATCAAGTTTAGCACTTCTTCGTCAAAGGGTTGGAATAATATTTCAAGATTTTCGCTTAATTAATGAGTGGAATGTAGAAAAAAATGTAATGTTACCGCTAATAATCAAGGGCTACAATCAAAGTGTATGCAAAAAACAGGCTGCAAAATTGCTAAATCATGTAAATTTGCTTCATAAAGCTGATAAATTTCCTTTAGAATTAAGTGGTGGAGAACAGCAAAGAGTTGCGATGGCAAGGGCATTAGCACATAATCCACAGCTTCTTTTATGCGATGAGCCAACTGGTAGTTTAGATGATTATTCTAGTGATGTTATTTGGTCTCTTCTTAGGTCTGCAAAAGAGGGATTGGGAACTTGTGTTGTAGTTGTAACACATAAAATTCCTTCAGGATTAAGAATGCATTATCGTCACTTTGAGCTATCCAATGGAGAGATAAATGAGATCATTTAAGAGCCATATTAGTGTTATTTTTCCACTTTTGATATTGCTTTTTGCTATTGAGTTTAGTTTGATGCTTGGCAAATTTGTAAAAGATTATGAGTTAAAAATGGCAAATGATTATAATATCATAATTGTATCAGAAGTAGAGTTAAATGATAATGCGTTAATTCCGATTGTACCGGCATTTGCCTCTTTAAGCACACTAGATGCAAATTTAGTTTTAAATCGTTTAAAAAATGATATATCTGCTAAAAATATATCTGTATTAAGCAGCATATTGCCAAAGTTTTACTCGCTTAAATTAACTAAATTCCCATCTAAGGATACAATGATTAGCATTAAATCAAATTTGAGCAAAATGCAAGGCATAAAGCGTGTTGAGACCTTTTCTAAAACACATGACCAAATTTATAATATGCTAATTTTGTCTAAAAATGTAGCTGAGTGTTTTGTAATTTTAGTAGGACTTTTAGGGCTTGTGTTAGTGTTTAAGCAGATGCAAATTTGGCTTTATGAACATCGTAGAAGAGTTGAGATTATGACACTTTTTGGTGCACCATATTGGTTAAAATCGGCTATGCTTTATAAGTTAGCAATTATAGATAGTGTTATAGCTACTACATTAGTTGTGATATTTTATGCGATTTTTCCTGCTCTTCCAAGCTTTAAAAGTGCAATTTTTGCTGTAGGGTTTGATCAACCAAATTTAAATTTATTAAATGATGCAGGTATATTATTTAGTGCATCAATTGGAATTTCTATCATTGCAGTTAGCCTTGTTATGCTGCTTTCAAGGCGTAGATGATGAAGTTTTTGCTATTTATTACTCTTATTTTTTGCACGCTTTTTGCTTCTAATGTCTCAGAAAAGATTAAAGATCAAAAAAATAGCATCAATTCAGCTAAAAAGCTTGAAAATCAAATCAATAAAAAGCTTGAAGAGTTAGCTAAAGATATTATCGCTGGTAATAAAGATGTTCAAAATACTGCTAAACAAATCAGTGAATTATCCAAGCAAGTTGAAGCCTTAGAAGATAGCGCTCATAGTGCCAATGTCGAACT of Campylobacter vicugnae contains these proteins:
- the trmB gene encoding tRNA (guanosine(46)-N7)-methyltransferase TrmB, producing the protein MPNFVAKNLKNIELPASFDGVEFIWEALNGDEKLVYTKALGCEFCLVVKGRANNYVIKCDKLSRPAKLEAVQRALEAYKQLFACEVISQATAIKKSKNSNQSDYIISSDELVNRLENCEYKKIFVEIGFGSGRHLLYQAKENPDTLIIGIEVYKPACLQVENLAGINKLKNIILLNLDARLVMSLLRSNSIDRLFLHFPVPWGKSKMRRVVSPQFAIEAKRVIKDSGTFELRSDDREYSDYTIGCFMDLNDANIQIYKNRFLEVSSKYEDRWIRQNKNIYDVICSFYGSSDELDLDFKFEFNGLDLEYIKLNFANKTIKYSDHFIHLERIYILCDGSALLRVAFGSFYRPEHRYILITKECALYLFKKPLLTPENIKAHKNLEDMLRCVTL
- a CDS encoding fibronectin type III domain-containing protein; the encoded protein is MRVLRLASCAISLGIVLTGCIATKTTQINPDLPTMSGLKTISDITEIAFEWPLMADANISGYYLYRSNPNDNHHLNVIAKLNDKFTTHYVDSNLAPATEYLYELRTYDELGNISGEGQRISASTQPLIESVSFIQAIYGLPNKIKVLWRPHPDLRVASYILEKSSLSSDRWHEVARINGRLNVEYIDNDVKAGQNYRYRISVKTCNGIVSAPSKVVDAQAKALLNMVMNLNASVNLPKKILLTWEPNLNEDFDHYAIYRATNEIFPMTKIATTIDVAYEDLVNDNGVNYYYKVTAVDKDGLESPRQNAPVVGSTLSAPKEPVFNYARFNDSAIELSWNISSDSRAVKYKITKSSKQGQDIIYDVVGQSYSDFNIQRGVEYTYKIQAIDEYGIESKYSKKAVVITK
- a CDS encoding FtsX-like permease family protein, with amino-acid sequence MRSFKSHISVIFPLLILLFAIEFSLMLGKFVKDYELKMANDYNIIIVSEVELNDNALIPIVPAFASLSTLDANLVLNRLKNDISAKNISVLSSILPKFYSLKLTKFPSKDTMISIKSNLSKMQGIKRVETFSKTHDQIYNMLILSKNVAECFVILVGLLGLVLVFKQMQIWLYEHRRRVEIMTLFGAPYWLKSAMLYKLAIIDSVIATTLVVIFYAIFPALPSFKSAIFAVGFDQPNLNLLNDAGILFSASIGISIIAVSLVMLLSRRR
- a CDS encoding cell division ATP-binding protein FtsE, translating into MRHIVEARDLVLEYDKSFKVINGASFNINVNDFVFITGKSGSGKSTLIRSMYGDMDISSGSLNVCLSELKGINRSSLALLRQRVGIIFQDFRLINEWNVEKNVMLPLIIKGYNQSVCKKQAAKLLNHVNLLHKADKFPLELSGGEQQRVAMARALAHNPQLLLCDEPTGSLDDYSSDVIWSLLRSAKEGLGTCVVVVTHKIPSGLRMHYRHFELSNGEINEII